Proteins found in one Brachyspira murdochii DSM 12563 genomic segment:
- a CDS encoding DNA alkylation repair protein — protein sequence MNDLYNNLSKEFERLRNNKEAASMAKYMKNNFEFLGIHSKERKEAQKKIFKTIPKDKKENIDFNFTDKCYKNKYREFQYAAIDYLILKKKYLNKTHIEKLKEYALTKSWWDTIDFLDRIIGDIALRDETVNDILLEWSLSDNIWLRRIAIDHQILRKEKTNTELLEQIIMNNLNNKEFFINKAIGWSLRDYSKSNPDWVRDFIERHQDDMANLSIKEARKYI from the coding sequence ATGAATGATTTATATAATAATCTTTCAAAAGAATTTGAAAGATTGAGAAATAATAAAGAAGCTGCTTCAATGGCTAAATACATGAAAAATAATTTTGAGTTTTTGGGTATTCATTCAAAAGAGAGAAAAGAAGCTCAGAAAAAAATATTTAAAACAATTCCAAAAGATAAAAAAGAAAATATAGATTTTAACTTTACAGACAAATGCTATAAAAATAAATACAGAGAATTTCAGTATGCTGCAATAGATTATCTTATTTTAAAAAAGAAATATTTAAATAAAACTCATATAGAAAAATTAAAAGAATATGCCCTAACAAAATCATGGTGGGATACTATAGATTTTTTGGATAGAATTATCGGAGATATTGCCTTAAGAGATGAAACAGTTAATGACATACTTTTAGAATGGTCTTTATCCGATAATATTTGGCTTAGAAGAATAGCAATAGATCATCAGATTTTGAGAAAAGAAAAAACTAATACAGAATTATTAGAGCAAATTATAATGAATAATTTAAACAATAAAGAGTTTTTCATAAATAAAGCAATAGGTTGGTCATTAAGAGATTATAGTAAATCCAATCCTGATTGGGTAAGAGATTTTATAGAGAGGCATCAAGATGACATGGCTAACCTCAGCATCAAAGAAGCAAGAAAATATATTTAA